TTGCACCACCTGACCTCTGCAataaatttatattaaacaaacttCTACTTGGATGCTGGTACAAGCTTTTGCCTGTGATATCAATTTcataaatatactttttaaatacacttaaaatataGAAGCATTTTTTCCTAGTTTTACattggttgtaccacctgacatTTGACTTTCTGGTTCCACCACCTGACCTCTGCAATAAAGTTATATTAAACAGACTTCTACTTGGATGCTGGTACAAGCTTTTGCCTGTGATATCAAATTcataaatatactttttaaatacaattaaaatttaaaagcatttttcccCTAGTTTTACattggttgtaccacctgacatTTCTGGTTGCACCAGCTGACCTCTGCAataaatttatattaaacagACTTCTACTTGGATGCTGGTACAAGCTTTTGCCTGTGATATCAAATtcataaatatacttttaaaatacaattaaatttaaaagcatttttcctagttttacattggttgtaccacctgacatTTGACTTTCTGGTTGCACCAGCTGACCTCTGCAataaatttatattaaacagACTTCGACTTGGATGCTGGTACAAGCTTTTGCCTGTGATATCAAATtcataaatatacttttaaaatacaattaaatttaaaagcatttttcctagttttacattggttgtaccacctgacatTTGACTTTCTGGTTGCACCAGCTGACCTCTGCAataaatttatattaaacagACTTCGACTTGGATGCTGGTACAAGCTTTTGCCTGTGATATCAAATTcataaatatactttttaaatacaattaaaatttaaaagcatttttcctagttttacattggttgtaccacctgacatTTCTGGTTGCACCAGCTGACCTCTGCAataaatttatattaaacagACTTCTACTTGGATGCTGGTACAAGCTTTTGCCTGTGATATCAAATTcataaatatactttttaaatacaattaaaatttaaaagcattttttcctAGTTTTACATTGATTGTACCACCTGACATTTCTGGTTGCACCACCTGACCTCTGcaataaatgtatattaaacAAACTTCTACTTGGATGCTGGTACAAGCTTTTGCCTGTGATATCAATTTcataaatatactttttaaatacACTTAAAATTTAGAAGCATTTTTTCCTAGTTTTACattggttgtaccacctgacatTTGACTTTCTGGTTGCACCAGCTGACCTCTGCAATGAATTTATATTAAACAGACTTCTACTTGGATGCTGGTACAAGCTTTTGCCTGTGATATCAAATTcataaatatactttttaaatacaattaaaatttaaaagcatttttcccCTAGTTTTACattggttgtaccacctgacatttctggttgcaccacctgacctctgcaataaatttatattaaacaaacttCTACTTGGATGCTGGTACAAGCTTTTGCCTGTGATATCAATTTcataaatatactttttaaatacACTTAAAATTTAGAAGCATTTTTTCCTAGTTTTACattggttgtaccacctgacatTTGACTTTCTGGTTGCACCAGCTGACCTCTGCAataaatttatattaaacagACTTCGACTTGGATGCTGGTACAAGCTTTTGCCTGTGATATCAAATtcataaatatacttttaaaatacaattaaatttaaaagcatttttcctagttttacattggttgtaccacctgacatTTGACTTTCTGGTTGCACCAGCTGACCTCTGCAataaatttatattaaacagACTTCGACTTGGATGCTGGTACAAGCTTTTGCCTGTGATATCAAATTcataaatatactttttaaatacaattaaaatttaaaagcatttttcctagttttacattggttgtaccacctgacatTTCTGGTTGCACCAGCTGACCTCTGCAataaatttatattaaacagACTTCTACTTGGATGCTGGTACAAGCTTTTGCCTGTGATATCAAATTcataaatatactttttaaatacaattaaaatttaaaagcatttttcctagttttacattggttgtaccacctgacatTTCTGGTTGCACCAGCTGACCTCTGCAataaatttatattaaacagACTTCTACTTGGATGCTGGTACAAGCTTTTGCCTGTGATATCAATTTcataaatatactttttaaatacacttaaaatataGAAGCATTTTTTCCTAGTTTTACattggttgtaccacctgacatTTGACTTTCTGGTTCCACCACCTGACCTCTGCAATAAAGTTATATTAAACAGACTTCTACTTGGATGCTGGTACAAGCTTTTGCCTGTGATATCAAATTcataaatatactttttaaatacaattaaaatttaaaagcattttttctagttttacattggttgtaccacctgacatTTCTGGTTCCACCACCTGACCTCTGCAataaatttatattaaacagACTTCTACTTGGATGCTGGTACAAGCTTTTGCCTGTGATATCAAATTcataaatatactttttaaatacaattaaaatttaaaagcatttttcctagttttacattggttgtaccacctgacatTTCTGGTTGCACCAGCTGACCTCTGCAataaatttatattaaacagACTTCTACTTGGATGCTGGTACAAGCTTTTGCCTGTGATATCAAATTcataaatatactttttaaatacaattaaaatttaaaagcatttttcctagttttacattggttgtaccacctgacatTTCTGGTTGCACCAGCTGACCTCTGCAataaatttatattaaacagACTTCTACTTGGATGCTGGTACAAGCTTTTGCCTGTGATATCAATTTcataaatatactttttaaatacACTTAAAATAAAGAAGCATTTTTTCCTAGTTTTACattggttgtaccacctgacatTTGACTTTCTGGTTCCACCACCTGACCTCTGCAATAAAGTTATATTAAACAGACTTCTACTTGGATGCTGGTACAAGCTTTTGCCTGTGATATCAAATTcataaatatactttttaaatacaattaaaatttaaaagcattttttctagttttacattggttgtaccacctgacatTTCTGGTTCCACCACCTGACCTCTGCAataaatttatattaaacagACTTCTACTTGGATGCTGGTACAAGCTTTTGCCTGTGATATCAAATTcataaatatactttttaaatacatttaaaatttaaaagcatttttcctatttttacattggttgtaccacctgacacAGACAGTGTACCATTACGTCAAAGTAGCTTTTTAGGTATTTGAGGGAAATCTACAAACTTTTCATTCAGCCATAAAAAACACTTTTGTTTGCTAGATGTGGTGATATATCATGTTTAGTGTTTATACTTGGCAATTTCTTAATAAAAGGCCCATGATTGTGGTTGTACTACCTTTATGACATTTATGAACATTGAAATTGCCGAACAAAAGTTTTTCCAAGTATCCTTACATCCAAACACCTACTAATATTTGTGAAAGGTAGACAAAGAAGAAAGGTAAACATGTTGAGTTCAGCCAGTGGAGGGAGTGTTGCTGTTGCTCTCAATACAACACACGAATGCTCACGGCACGCAAACTGTCCGTGACAAACACGAGACAACACCCGAGGAGTCTGTCCACGCATAATCCAAGACTGTGACGTGTTGGGACGTgttttttatgttgttgttaTATGACAGCAGAAGATTGAGCTCGAGGTGGCATTTATCAGAAAGTGAGTTTTCATCATGCTAACCTGATTTAGCCGTGCATGCTAAGTCTACATAactgaaatataaaaataataaagatgTTTTTATATGACTACACACTTTAAAGTAATTGTAGTACTGATTAGAttaaaaatagattaaaaattatttatttcgcTAAAAGTGTGCAAATGCCTCATTTAATGCGTTTGTTTGTTCTTAGCTTTAGCACAATCGTGAGAAGATAATAATATCTGATCAtcaaaactgattattttttaaaaccttttttgctttcaatttattaaattattctGTATTAACGCTATGTCGTCGTTGTCTTCCTCATGTACGCAATTTCAAGAAAGTGACATTAGCTGGGACAGCTAACGTTAGCATGCATTCAAGGCTAATGTTGACATTTacacaaacacaagacaaaTTGTCATTAAGTTATACGTaaatacgtttttatgacgCGCCTTGTATTACACATGATACATTTGACTATAAAACACATGACTGCGATCATGCAACCTTCCCTTTTCAAAGTGTGTATTTGGCAATCACAGTTATTGTGTGTAACTGAGATGAAGACTTGTTGATGTTCATTCTTGTATTTGTTTCAGGTTCTGTTTAGTTCAGGATGTCTTCTCGTAAAAAGGTTCTCCTGAAGGTCATCATTCTTGGGGATACTGGGTGAGTTACACGTTTTTTCGGGTTTAATATTTGCTGGCATTGGCTGTATCTCAGTCTGCTGAGCTGCGACCCTAgaatttatgtttaaaatgttaacatacgtaaaccaagccaagctaatataaaaaatatgtaataaataaattaataaatattacaattgagactatcaatagaatgtgctttggcgggcacctcacaaACTCTGTGCCCGTGGTcaccacgttggagacccctggtgtTGTGAGTTTACAACCATGTATCTGTGTCCCACAGTGTTGGAAAGACATCGCTGATGAACCAATATGTTAATAAGAAATTCAGCAATCAGTATAAAGCTACGATCGGTGCGGACTTTCTTACCAAGGAGGTGATGGCGGATGACAGGCTGGTGACAATGCAGGTATGTCCCAAGTTTAGGTCTTTTAGTTAGCAGTTTATGTTATGGTGTTATATTGCATGTTTACCACTTGGTATGATGAAGAAACTCCAATTGAAGTGGATATCATTTACTAAATTTCCTTCAGGGTTctcacgggtccttgaaatccttgaaagtttgtgaatctgggggaaataattcaaggccctgggaagtttttgaaaatatacatgcatagatacaggtcattaaaatctattttatgcaagaaaaaaaatccatattattccctgtgtagtgtaggataatatcataaaatttctagactttttaagcacacgtgctaaactgtttactttaaatgcttatatcttctgtatgtgaatgttgattcatatcaAAATGCTtatttgcatagttgtgttgacacatgaaaacgtctgttgtaactgttgttccctgagaagggaacgagacgctgcatctcccttggcatacttcctgcgtccctgtaacgccgtctttggcaatatttcagatagcgatatacttcctggctcccgcgtcaccctgtctttgtcgttaagcctcaccattggttgaatttgatatacacattcagacgcacttacccctggaggtgtccccaaagtgtcaccgcagtgacgcagtaCGAGTTCCCTCAagagggaactgtaacaatgtatctttaaaggtaacacgatgtaacattgctctcacttgaaatgtctCCCCACATTtaatccttgaatttgagggtattggacctggaacgTCCTTGAacggtccttgaatttgaagttaactaaggtgtcgGAACCCTGTTCCTTATATTGGGTTAATTTAGGAATATAGTGAGTACAATCTAGTTGGCACTGCGAACTTTTAATAACATCCTTTTTATAAGCAAATGCATTTTTTGCTAATGTCATAAGCTGTTGAAGgtaatttttattaaatggtGTCTTTCACTGGGTTCATGAGTTCACCTGTTTATTCAGTCTTATAGTCAAtagtttaatttaattaatcaaGGCAGTTAAAGTATTCAAACTCAttctatgttttttttatagcaaaatctttaaaaagactaatgacaatagaccaatttagagtagacgtcacagttacgtcactgcaagctgcgcgcgcaatgcggttgcagaaaaacagtggaaatgaattagacacgagtgaaaagcgcaagataactcactagaaaatgtccggttgtgctgtcaagtgtcagaataagaatgccaaaaaagatggctttcatttttatagaataccatcgtcgaagacatcatttgaagataaacgtaggtgtttatgattacaataagcccttaaacggacagaatggagcaaggaaatcatctggaaatcttttaataattagaatagaaaataagtagagaagatgtccggtgttctgtcgaagtctgatccctctatgtgtttcttatagcgtttttatcatgttacaattataatttattaaggaagaaataataaaaaacagtaaaattatgaaatatttaataaacgctattatatataatacatgatagtattgcttttacatgtactttagcgattcagactttaaaaataattgatttagcaaaaaagaacaatacatatacattacatacatgcatatcagtagccaagccatttaaactttttatctatctaaaaaaataaatgtaatgtgattaaaacgctataagaaacattgcactaaagggaaacataaaggaatcagacttcgacagaacaccggatccataaaaatcacggtttaatgctaaaacacttcacaaccctactgcggagcagtcactttctgcaaccagtttggctccgcccacaaaaaacgtcatctctgtttgcaaacacgaaattggtctatatcatttgtgaccctgtctgtgaaatccaggctaaagtctcataatctactgatgagatttggagcatcaagtcattgatttcactttaattccAATCTTTGGCATTGATCTTACTCAAGtcaatattaaacatattaagGTTTTTGTGGGatgtagaaaatattaaatcacaaaaaaaaaactttagctgggttttcacacttcCTATTATTTGACTCTTGAAATATTCTGATGGTTGTTTCAGATTTGGGACACGGCAGGACAGGAGCGGTTTCAGTCTTTGGGCGTGGCGTTTTATCGTGGTGCGGACTGTTGCGTGCTGGTGTATGACGTGACAGCGCCAAACACCTTCAAAACCCTCGACAGCTGGAGGGATGAGTTCCTCATTCAGGCCAGTCCACGAGACCCAGAGAACTTCCCCTTTGTAGTGCTTGGTAACAAGATCGATTTGGAGAACAGACAGGTCAGTATTAATTTTGCCACGGAAGATTATATTTTCTAACAGAAATATTCAACTGATGTAAAATGTCTACTTTGGTGTTCGTTTGAAGACGAAATTGGGTACTCGACCCggctcccttttccaaagtgtttttcaaaaatcatgcaccccgcctttaaagcaCCAGCTGCATTTTCAACAGAAACTTGTAGTCATTTATTATGAAtaataaaaactgtgtttttattagggttgcaaaattcGGGTAATATTCCAGGCTGGAAACTTTCAATGGGAATTAATGAGAATAAACTGGGTTACCTATAAAAGGAGGCTTTAATGTAGAAAAATCTTGCAGcgtaattttgttttaaaacaacaagatttAATGCAATTTCAGTTGCTTACTGAAGGGCCATTGAGGCCACACCCCTGCGTGAACTTGCATTCTTCCAAAACATGCAAATTCATATTAGAAGGATTTTTGATCAAGTAAATCCAGGCTTGATGAGTGTATCAggatttttcaaaatttgtaataccttgcatgcatgtctgcttatgactaaacaaaatgttaatttatgtttgtatgtgatataatttatataaatgtcCAAATAATTCCTGTAAATTTCCGATTTGGAATATTAAAACAATTCCCAGATTaagttcccatggaaagtttccaccCCTTTGCAAACTCATCCTCTGTCTTGCAGGTGACGACAAAGCGAGCACAAGCATGGTGTCAGAGCAAAAATGATATTCCTTATTTTGAGACCAGTGCAAAGGAGGCTATCAACGTGGACCAGGCTTTCCAGACCATCGCTCGCAATGCCCTCAAACAGGTACCTGTTCAGCGTCCTCTAATACACTGTTAATGTACTACAGTTTAAATGCTCATATTGCTGACACTTTCCAGGAGGCTGAGGTGGAGACGTACGACTTCCCGAGTCAAATTAAACTGCGAGACGACAGACCTGTGTCCTCCAGCGATGGCTGCAGCTGTTGAAACCATACGTGGAGAACGAGAGGACCAGAGGTGAAGAGAGCGGGCGGGATAGGCCAGCGTACAGGATGGACCGATCTCTCCGGTGCAAACATCCTTCTTCAAACGTCTGTGTAAAGAACTGTTAGGAATGTAAAGAAACTCCCTGCCCTAGCATTAGTTTTAATATATAACTACATTTATGGATTTATTTCTATTTAGAGTAATGAACTGTAATAGTTATTCTATTATTTACAGATGATTGCTTTTCTTTATATTgctacttgtttttttttttataatgtattCTCTCATCTTCGTGTATTACAGCCCATTCAGACTTGACTTTTGCTTGcacgtctgtctgtctgttatttgggtgcctttaattttttttaagttgtagAGAAAGTCGCTGTCACATTTCCTTTGTTTGCCAAATTTTGCTGCTTTAACCTTAATGTGTTCTTTAACTAATAATAACAACTTGGCACACAGTACAAACAGCCGGTGCAAGCTCAACGAAATATAAAAATctacaaaatatcaaaatatttatCAACTGCCATTCAGTTTGTGCCCGAGACGCCCTGAATTAGCGTCACGTGTGGTACTCGTCGTTGGTAGATGCTTTCATGCGTTTGTGTCACATGAAAGTTTTAAGGAGCTAAAGtgcaatcagtttagttaaacTAGCAATGCAACAAATGTTGCTTTTCTGTTGAATGAGTGATTCCCcagtttgaatgaatgaatgaatgtaacAAATTAACCTAATTAATCTAATTCTTGTGTCTCGTGAAAACATTTCTTGACCTCATGCTTGAGTATATTTTACTTTTACCTCCAGATAGTAGACACATTTCTAAGGGGCTCAGTTTGATAAAATGATGGGTTTGACGTGCTAAGTCAAATAAAATCTGAACGCACAAATTGTCAGATCAAATGTGAAGGAAACCTGAAATCACAAAGTGAGCCCCAAcaatcttaaactgtgtttttttaacatatcTTTATTTCTGTAAATCAGTATTGTAGATCAAAATGAAAACATTATTATTGGTGATGtctcccaataaaaacaaataaacatctGTTCCTATTTTATACAAATTACACCTTTCCTGGTACATTGTTAAATCATCTCTTGATATTGTTTTCTGATCAATGCTCAATTAATAAATCTTTATTCAAACTAGAACAGTCTGTCTTGGCATCTATGTATTTGAAAAACATTccttctttttatttttaatccaATACAATTCAAGGTTTTCTTTAGACATCAAAAAGATGCACCGCTTTCCTCCAACAGAACCAAAGCACATTGACTCCATACAGTTCATCCAGGCAGACGATATTTATTTGATCCAAACAGCAGCTTGTAGCAGTTGATGCTCTTTCTGCATCCACACATTTGACATCCACCCGTCTGTCTTACAAGTCTCACTGTGAAACAGGTGGTCCAAATGCATCCATAGTCTCCATCACTAAAGACAAGTGGTCCAAGAATGAACTTACAGAGACACGAAGAATACGAGCTTCATCTGCAGTCCATCTCCTGTAATGGCACGAGAATAAATCAAATGCAATGCCAGtataatatacattttgtttataacAATATGTGAGAGAATAACAAGTACACAGCCTAGGGTACAAAATCTATTAGCTTAAACTGTGACCCTATCACTTTAAGTGATAACAGGATGCTCAACAAGACATCAATATCGACCCAAATCTAAATTAGGGCAACTATTCTGAACGCTGGACTATTTTAGGTGATTAATTATTCAGTTTAACTCACACAGACAAAGTTTGACCTGCAACATCCAAATCTTTGGTGATTCCTCCTTTTCTGGGCTCGGGATCAGGGGACAAAGACTGCAGAGCAATAGCTGCCTCTCTTTCTGAAGGGAAAGGGACTTTTAGAAAGCTGGTGTTTGGTGGAGTTAAAggatttttaaaacatttattttacatggACTGCTCTGCGGCACATGGCTCTTGTCGGATCAAACCCCGCCGTGCAAACAAGTAAGCAGTGTCCGAATAGATATTATCGCATCTATAAGGTCTATAATAACTATTTTTAATAGTAGCTTACTGTTTTAAATTAGGACAATAATGAAAGGATACAATTCAAGTTTTCCATTTGAACCGTTTTCACTCGAGGAAGCCGCCATGTTGACATGTTTTGTTCAGTTTCAGATTGACATCAGCATTTTCGTCACGAGTCTATTAAATGTAACGTAAACCTtcattttagacaaaaaaaatcgacagttttttttcttgaacGACCGATTTTATAAAAGTATTTACGTACATCACAgacaaaattataattataatacaatgatatattataaaagtttttatattatatttgcaATGTTTGTCATATTGGATTATTTTTAACCACAGCATTATTTATACAACAGTCAAAAATAGTGATGAACAGCatttaaataattgttttgtttacttattcaatttatttaattatttatgagagagagagagagagagagagagagagagagagagagagagagagagagagagagagagagagagagagagagatttcacTTATATAAAATAAACGTCGGGTTACGTGTTTTTCtttgtaaaatgtttatttaatgtttctATGCTTTGGCAATGTAAGGATCATTTTTAATAACCATGCCAATAAAGCTATTTTGATTCTTAAATCTTTAGAGCGCTGACACGACGCTCATGCATTTAAACCGAATCGCTTATGAATCGGTTCGTTTAAACGATCTGTCCGAACGAACTGAAGAGAGGGGGAGTGCGCATGTAGAAGAGTTTTGACTCGTAAGTACGCCAGTACATGCTGTTAAAGCTGCtctaatttaaaatatattaaaaaagtgAATCACAACGAGTCAATCTTGCAGTCAGTAACACTTGTAGCCGCTTCATACATTCAACATATGTTTTATAATGTATCAGTATGACATCATGGACTCGTCTAAAATACCGTATATTTAGGAAGCTCACGAGGAAATAAGACACGTCCAGATCTCTGGTCCAAGACGCGCGTGTGGATCCATACAGTTCTCTgagggtttatttattttaggtaAGTCGGACGCGACTGGATTCTTACTTTAACGGAAAAGCGTTTTTCTTTCATGAACAGccaaatacatttaattaaagtatttttattattattggcCGATTTCTGTTTTATGTGATATAGGAAGCTTATCTAGCCAATTGTgcattttgttatttaatttcCTATATAAATAAGTATTTCGTTTTATGCTTACAACTAAGTACAAATTGAATAAACTActattgttttatatatataaaaaaacaaattattgtaGTATTTACCATAGTTAACTAGAGTAAATTCTTGTAGTATAATGTATGTTCTATTAATTGTTATAATATAGCATACTACAGTATTCTGTAGTATTTACAATAGTGAACTGATAAACTTAAGTAAATACTTCATAGTGTTTTTGAACCTTATATAGCAGACATTGGTGTTTAACTATAGTAAACATAAAAGTATTCTATGTTTTCTGGtggaaatatgtaaaacattggCAATATGAATACAACCAACcaaaatgaaatatttatttaaaaatattttttatctaattttttctttgtacttttatttttctctatgtttatatttatttcattgacatttatttatttgtattgtatattatgtttttatattgggGAATGTTCTCATTCCCAGCAACTATAAAATCTTATTTTCTGGGATCAATAaaatttaaagaggacatttcccaatacttttttaagatgtaaaaaataaatatttggcaTCCCTAGAGTACATACCGTATGTGAAGTTCCagttcaaaataccccacagataatttattatagcatgttaaaattgccacttaaTAGGTGTAAAAAAGTGGAATTTATGGGTGTTTCCTTTTAAATgctaatgagctgatctctgcactaaatggcagtgccgtggttggatgcagattaaggggcagggtaattataataagatccccttatgacatcacaattcaatgacctattttttctacatgcttgcagagaatggtttaccaaaattaagtgactgtgttgtttttttcacattttctaggttgatagggACCCAtagcacttaactctttccccgccattgacgagatttctcgtcaattaagagaaaacgcttccccgccaatgacgagatattccgtctttccgcaataccgctattatccaccaggtggcgcccttccgcaactttttaaaaccggaagtatttccctatgccaagctgctgcatgtccgtgtctgttttaaagatcgctctgaatcggatctctatgaaaagtccgtcataaaaatggaattatttctgctttttgctcaaaatatggtgtttttgcaaaaacctacccatattcaaaagctgattgcaaaagaaccactaaaggtaggatgaaacggttttttttgtttgaaagcagagggtctgttctttcatttggtatattgtatgtttatatatttaaagaagaacattttctggaaggcattaaactttggtgaaaatcatgaaaaacgctggcgctggctggcaactttttttaaaaacgctggcggtgaaagagttaaacatggaaaataatctgattttcatgatatgtcccctttaaaatcaaTTCTAAACACCGTTACATATCTGTTTCAGTGTGTTTTGGGGAACTCATTATTGCATGTTTAAATGTGTAATCCTCCAGTGGTGTTGGTACATTTGGTCATCTCTCAGGCTGATGGGAACGCTCCGTGACCTCCAGTTTGCCCTGCGGACGAAGATCGAAGAGCTGCGACAACGTGACGCCCTCATCGATGAGCTAGAGCTCGAACTGGACATGAAAGATGACCTCATCAGACAGTTACAGGGGGAGCTCGACCGTCTCCACACTGCCTCTGTCTCACATAACCCCTCTGGCGTG
This window of the Paramisgurnus dabryanus chromosome 10, PD_genome_1.1, whole genome shotgun sequence genome carries:
- the LOC135744129 gene encoding ras-related protein rab7, whose amino-acid sequence is MSSRKKVLLKVIILGDTGVGKTSLMNQYVNKKFSNQYKATIGADFLTKEVMADDRLVTMQIWDTAGQERFQSLGVAFYRGADCCVLVYDVTAPNTFKTLDSWRDEFLIQASPRDPENFPFVVLGNKIDLENRQVTTKRAQAWCQSKNDIPYFETSAKEAINVDQAFQTIARNALKQEAEVETYDFPSQIKLRDDRPVSSSDGCSC
- the LOC135744140 gene encoding L antigen family member 3-like, with product MAASSSENGSNGKLEFFLKVPFPSEREAAIALQSLSPDPEPRKGGITKDLDVAGQTLSVRWTADEARILRVSVSSFLDHLSLVMETMDAFGPPVSQ